The sequence ACCACTTGCTTTCAATATTTCACCCATATTCTTCATAACCTGTGACAGAGGAGAAACACAAACATGATGTAAGAAAAGAGCATCTTCCAAAAATTGCATTGATACAATCAACTGTTTTATTGAATGCAAAGGCAGCTATGGAGAGGCATGCAGGAAAAACAGGATTTATGATGCAGAGTCTGGACCACCATTCGACATTGTTGCACATACTTTCATATAAACACTAACCAATCATGCCAATTCTTTCCATAGAAATTACCAAAACACAAACACATCCTCAGTACAAGTCTAAAATAAAAGTCAGCACAAACTTCAATATAGAATACgggaaaacttcaaaaatggatgtGGACGCTGGGAATAACTCagaaaaaatatacattttGCAGTAGGTGCACTATTGACCATTCCATCCACATTATGCAAGAAATTCCTAGGGCTCAAAACTATACACAACATAAATGAAGGTCAAAATGTTAACCTGCTCAGTTTGATCCTCCACGCTTTCAGATACAAACTTTCCAGTCTGGAGACAGAAGTTACTCTATATCAGTTATACTGGCACCTAAAACCAGCAAAGTGGTAAACATTTATGATGCAGAGATATACGAAGGATCACAAAACATATCTTGAGGGACAGACCTCAGGGTTTAGGCCAAGAACTCCAGAGACAAACACCATATTGTTGGCTTTGATGGCCTGAGAATACGGGCCTAATGCTGCCGGGGCCTTCTCTGTCTGAACAGCCTCCTTTTTAACTAATTATAATATTTGAGAACCATTGTTATAGACTTATAGAATGCCAGAAAAATCCCATTCTATTAAAGTAGTAATTGAGTAGGCAAACACAATTAGGAAATTTGGTTCCAGCACCCAACAAGTAATCAAGAGAAACAGACGAACAATTTTATTGATTTAGTCAACTTGGGAATTGCTTGTCGATATGAAATACCAATTTTGTAATTTACCTAAACTAAATGTCAAATGCTTAATCATATCATGTGAGCTTGCCTTACTGATTATTCAAAGTCCCTGTATTTGGAAGTCATTTAATACTTTTGTAGTTAAAAGGCATATGACAAAGCCTTTGTTGAAGTAAATtgtaagctactccctccggtctgttctaaaagaaaaataaaataaaataaatccctCCGGTCACAAGTTTGAAAAGTTATTAAAGTAAATGCTTTTAAACTAAGCAGTCGAGAAGTTATGGATAGATCAAAGTTTCAAGTGTTCACCCAAATCTCCCcctcaaatatttatgaccggaAGAGTATAACCATATGCTTGAAGAGCATCAATGCAAATGGACACTATTTTGTGTGATTTGTTTAATCAATACTAGTATTTGTTATCTATTGCTGCCATCAGGCGCACTATCAGCCCAGCCAAACCAGTggttcatgaatcatgataatGTAAACTTTTTGTGGTTAACAATGACTAAGCTCGCACTCCCAATGCGCACGCTTTTAGTATATCAGATGTAGACGTTAAACCACACTGCATTTCTGTCCTCTCAATAGAGATTAACCAGCATACTAGTAATTATTAGCGACTCAAATCTACATCCACAAATAAGAGAAAACACTGCATTTTGGCAATGTTTTTATGTGAACAAAACAAACGAAATCCAATCCAAGAGCTTGCCTTGTCAAAAATCTTAAGGCTGCCTCTAATCGATTATATAACAATACAGAAATGCCACGTTTTGAGCAATTTACAGATAATAGTTTGAAAGAGAGAACCCCCACAAACAAAATCCCCAATTACTAAGCCCTCTTCTTGCCCAGAACAAGCGAGCAGAGACTTCCCTCACAGTAGGCGAACGAAATGCTACCTCGAGAAGAAGGAGATGCGtaccggcggccgcggcggtggagagggacgcggagacggcgcggcggagacggccggTGACGGCGAAGGAGGCGCggccgaggccggcggcgagcggcaggcGGAGCtccgcggccggcgcggcggccctggtcacggtggcggcggcgctccacgCCATGGCTCGCAAAACCCTAGCAGTATCCTACCCACGACGAGcacgaggagaggagggagagcacGGGTGGGTGGCGAAATGGGTCTCgggaacgacggcggcggcgtctgctgCGTCGTCTCTTCTGGCGCTTGCCTAATGCGGGTTATGAATGGTTTTTGGGGGAAGGTTCTCACCTGCTGGCGTGGGCCGGGGCTGAATGGGCCTCCGTTGTTCCGTTCGGCCTTGAGGGAAATCCATATAAGCCCAGTCTTTGTTTCAGCCTGGCTTGGCTTAGAATTGAGGTCCGTTCTTAATTTCTAATTAAGATGTCCAGGTAGGTTTTATCTTTGATTTTAAAATGGTATGtttttaaacattttatataaaaattactttaatatatatatatataaaatagtttaccataattaatattttattgggagtaaatttcagaaaactgtaATTGTAGTGACAAAATTAAATTGCAACATTAGTGATCTATTTTAGTTTGCTACAACAACGTGGAAAATTATTCCAAAACTGTAATTTTTACGTGATATGCTGCGACGGGAGGACATGTAAGTGACAACTGTAGCAACATATCACGTaaagttgtagttttatgataatttcttAGGCAAAATTGAAATagatttctgaaatttactctttagtTAATCATTCATACACTTAATGGCTCGGTTTCGTCAAACGTGAGTTGACTTTACGTAATTGAAATCTATCTCAACGACGTACCACCTTAGAAGGCCTCGTCGAGTTGAATTTCGAAGTAATTGACGTGTGAAAATAGTTGAAAAATCCTATGTTCCATGCAAGCTCTATGGATACAGTTACAGATTACAGAACATGGAGCGCTTTTGGCTCCAGTTTTACAGTGTGTTGATTGCGTATTCTGCCAATCGCTGTAATAAAAATTCTCAATTTTCGcatgaaaattaaaatatttctgAGCCTTTTAGCATATGGCGCGCAGAGCAAATC is a genomic window of Oryza glaberrima chromosome 7, OglaRS2, whole genome shotgun sequence containing:
- the LOC127778739 gene encoding reactive Intermediate Deaminase A, chloroplastic; the protein is MAWSAAATVTRAAAPAAELRLPLAAGLGRASFAVTGRLRRAVSASLSTAAAAVKKEAVQTEKAPAALGPYSQAIKANNMVFVSGVLGLNPETGKFVSESVEDQTEQVMKNMGEILKASGASYSSVVKTTIMLADLQDFKKVNEIYAKYFPAPAPARSTYQVAALPLNARIEIECIAAL